From the Kitasatospora viridis genome, one window contains:
- a CDS encoding rhodanese-like domain-containing protein, with the protein MAEIIGREEVRKRIENGATVLEALPAQYFEDKHLPGAHCFPLDDVDRLAGTLLTDKDADIIVYCSDSTCPNSGIAADRLVELGYTNVHKYEDGKKDWVEAGLPTESGPRA; encoded by the coding sequence ATGGCCGAGATCATCGGGCGCGAAGAGGTTCGCAAGCGGATCGAGAACGGCGCCACCGTGCTGGAGGCGCTGCCCGCGCAGTACTTCGAGGACAAGCACCTGCCCGGTGCGCACTGCTTCCCGCTGGACGACGTGGACCGGCTGGCCGGCACGCTGCTGACCGACAAGGACGCCGACATCATCGTCTACTGCAGCGACAGCACCTGTCCCAACTCCGGCATCGCGGCCGACCGCCTGGTGGAGCTGGGCTACACCAACGTGCACAAGTACGAGGACGGCAAGAAGGACTGGGTCGAGGCCGGCCTGCCGACCGAGTCGGGCCCGCGCGCCTGA
- a CDS encoding YceI family protein: MSSASAPTRSVGGVELPAAGTWKLDPGHAEVGFVGRHFMLTKIRGRFTSVEATVEIGERPEDSKVTAVIDVTSLATGDQARDEHIKSADFFDAEKFPQATFKSTSVTWDGVEGKLIGDLTIKEVTHSVTLDVEYLGYARDPWDNDRIVFSAKGKINREDWGLTWNMVLESGGILVSKEIELVLDLEALRQV, translated from the coding sequence ATGAGTAGCGCCTCTGCACCCACCCGCTCGGTCGGCGGCGTCGAGCTGCCGGCCGCCGGCACCTGGAAGCTGGACCCCGGCCACGCCGAGGTCGGCTTCGTGGGCCGGCACTTCATGCTCACCAAGATCCGCGGCCGGTTCACCTCGGTGGAGGCCACCGTCGAGATCGGCGAGCGCCCGGAGGACAGCAAGGTCACCGCGGTGATCGACGTCACCAGCCTGGCGACCGGTGACCAGGCCCGGGACGAGCACATCAAGTCCGCCGACTTCTTCGACGCGGAGAAGTTCCCCCAGGCCACCTTCAAGTCCACCTCGGTGACCTGGGACGGTGTCGAGGGGAAGCTGATCGGCGACCTGACGATCAAGGAGGTGACCCACTCGGTCACGCTCGACGTCGAGTACCTCGGCTACGCCCGGGACCCGTGGGACAACGACCGGATCGTGTTCTCCGCCAAGGGCAAGATCAACCGTGAGGACTGGGGCCTGACCTGGAACATGGTCCTGGAGTCCGGCGGCATCCTGGTCTCCAAGGAGATCGAGCTGGTGCTGGACCTGGAGGCCCTGCGGCAGGTCTGA
- a CDS encoding CPBP family intramembrane glutamic endopeptidase, whose translation MAPPAEPDHLLPPGDRRRRLLGAELLIVLALSLGASGVYALISFVDSVTRNVALSHQDASLNASAAPGRPWIDLAYQLYYVTKGVMPVVLVGYLLVREGSSLRVLGFDLRRKLSDLGRGALVAAVIGGTGLALYVGSRAAGFNLTVVPSGLPDVWWRIPVLVLSACQNAVLEEVVVLGYLVRRLDQLGWSPRAVLITSAVVRGSYHLYQGIGGFIGNVVMGVVFVLLYRRWGRVMPMVAAHALIDTTAFVGYVLLVGHVGWLPKP comes from the coding sequence ATGGCACCACCCGCCGAGCCCGACCACCTGCTGCCGCCCGGCGACCGGCGGCGCAGGCTGCTGGGTGCCGAACTGCTGATCGTGCTGGCGCTCTCGCTGGGCGCCAGCGGGGTCTACGCGTTGATCAGCTTCGTCGACTCGGTCACCCGCAACGTCGCGCTCTCGCACCAGGACGCGTCGCTGAACGCCTCCGCCGCGCCCGGGCGGCCCTGGATCGACCTGGCCTACCAGCTCTACTACGTCACCAAGGGCGTGATGCCGGTGGTGCTGGTCGGCTACCTGCTGGTGCGCGAGGGCAGCTCGCTGCGGGTGCTCGGCTTCGACCTGCGCCGCAAGCTCTCCGACCTCGGGCGCGGCGCGCTGGTCGCGGCGGTGATCGGCGGCACCGGGCTGGCGCTCTACGTCGGCTCCCGGGCCGCCGGGTTCAACCTGACGGTGGTGCCCTCCGGGCTGCCGGACGTGTGGTGGCGGATCCCGGTGCTGGTGCTGTCGGCCTGCCAGAACGCGGTGCTGGAGGAGGTGGTGGTGCTCGGCTACCTGGTCCGCCGGCTGGACCAGCTCGGCTGGTCGCCGCGGGCCGTGCTGATCACCAGTGCCGTGGTGCGCGGCTCCTACCACCTCTACCAGGGGATCGGCGGGTTCATCGGGAACGTCGTGATGGGCGTGGTCTTCGTGCTGCTCTACCGGCGCTGGGGGCGGGTGATGCCGATGGTGGCCGCGCACGCGCTGATCGACACCACCGCCTTCGTCGGCTACGTGCTGCTGGTCGGGCACGTCGGTTGGCTGCCCAAGCCTTAG
- a CDS encoding pyridoxal phosphate-dependent aminotransferase — MNEHQDDDRTTLDPVGLLDLTQHEIQALKSRYNLADAHTHQRQSERQRQIVSRLSDLWYEAEEGLQAGYEQKFIEAFFRLHRQPTALAKNKTLLSYAASISTMVAGMFLKQQRMAVTLVEPCFDNLHDVLANLGVATYPLDEVALHDPDRIYAELKRRVKTDALFLVDPNNPTGFTLLQYGRRGFEEVVRYCKDHDKLLLIDFCFASFTLDDPELARFDIYELLESSGVSYLAIEDTGKTWPVQDAKAAMITASDDIAETVYNIHTSVLLNVSPFVLNMLAEYVDDAREEGMRSVRDVLERNRETARKALDGSILEYQEPVAKVSVAWFRVDHPELSATELQKLLYAQGVYVLPGRYFYWNEPGKGDSYVRIALARDPQMFADAMALTRQLLDGHAG; from the coding sequence ATGAACGAGCACCAGGACGACGACAGAACCACCCTCGACCCGGTCGGTCTGCTCGACCTGACCCAGCATGAGATCCAAGCGCTGAAGTCCCGCTACAACCTCGCCGACGCCCACACGCACCAGCGCCAGTCCGAGCGCCAGCGGCAGATCGTCTCCCGCCTCTCCGACCTCTGGTACGAGGCGGAGGAGGGCCTGCAGGCCGGCTACGAGCAGAAGTTCATCGAGGCCTTCTTCCGCCTGCACCGCCAGCCGACCGCACTGGCGAAGAACAAGACGCTGCTGTCGTACGCCGCCTCCATCTCCACCATGGTGGCGGGCATGTTCCTCAAGCAGCAGCGGATGGCGGTCACCCTCGTCGAGCCCTGCTTCGACAACCTGCACGACGTGCTGGCCAACCTGGGGGTGGCGACCTACCCGCTGGACGAGGTCGCGCTGCACGACCCGGACCGGATCTACGCCGAGCTCAAGCGCCGGGTGAAGACCGACGCGCTGTTCCTGGTCGACCCGAACAACCCGACCGGCTTCACGCTGCTGCAGTACGGCCGGCGCGGCTTCGAGGAGGTCGTCCGGTACTGCAAGGACCACGACAAGCTGCTGCTGATCGACTTCTGCTTCGCCTCCTTCACGCTCGACGACCCCGAGTTGGCCCGCTTCGACATCTACGAGCTGCTGGAGAGCTCCGGTGTCTCGTACCTGGCGATCGAGGACACCGGCAAGACCTGGCCGGTGCAGGACGCCAAGGCCGCGATGATCACCGCCAGCGACGACATCGCCGAGACGGTCTACAACATCCACACCAGCGTGCTGCTGAACGTCTCGCCGTTCGTGCTCAACATGCTCGCCGAGTACGTGGACGACGCCCGCGAGGAGGGCATGCGCTCGGTCCGCGACGTGCTGGAGCGCAACCGCGAGACGGCGCGCAAGGCGCTGGACGGCTCGATCCTGGAGTACCAGGAGCCGGTCGCCAAGGTCAGCGTGGCCTGGTTCCGGGTCGACCACCCCGAGCTGTCCGCCACCGAACTGCAGAAGCTGCTGTACGCCCAGGGCGTCTACGTGCTGCCCGGCCGGTACTTCTACTGGAACGAGCCCGGCAAGGGCGACTCCTACGTCCGGATCGCGCTGGCCCGCGACCCGCAGATGTTCGCCGACGCGATGGCCCTCACCCGCCAACTGCTCGACGGCCATGCGGGCTGA
- a CDS encoding TetR/AcrR family transcriptional regulator, whose protein sequence is MSDSAELDLIEIRRSPPKERADASRNRVRILDAAARLFGEHGVDGVSLDAIAAAAGVGKGTLFRRFGSKANLAAALLDAQDSELQTRILFGPPPLGPGAPADQRIIAFVQAYLELLFRNLELVRLSETAAPSARYQVGSYQFWRRHLALLVAEARPELDAEIVAHALLAPLGADLQHSLAVSGHSPDRITPTLVRLVADLLGARPTQ, encoded by the coding sequence ATGAGCGACTCCGCCGAACTGGACCTGATCGAGATCCGCCGGAGCCCGCCGAAGGAACGGGCGGACGCCTCGCGCAACCGGGTCCGGATCCTCGACGCGGCCGCCCGGCTGTTCGGCGAGCACGGAGTGGACGGGGTGTCGCTGGACGCGATCGCCGCGGCGGCGGGCGTCGGCAAGGGCACGCTGTTCCGCCGGTTCGGCAGCAAGGCCAACCTCGCCGCGGCCCTGCTCGACGCCCAGGACAGCGAGTTGCAGACCCGGATCCTGTTCGGCCCGCCACCGCTCGGCCCGGGCGCCCCGGCCGACCAGCGGATCATCGCCTTCGTCCAGGCCTACCTCGAACTCCTCTTCCGCAATCTGGAGTTGGTCAGGCTGTCGGAGACCGCGGCACCGAGCGCGCGCTACCAGGTCGGCTCCTACCAGTTCTGGCGGCGCCACCTCGCGCTGCTGGTCGCCGAGGCCCGCCCGGAGCTCGACGCGGAGATCGTGGCCCACGCCCTGCTGGCGCCGCTGGGCGCCGATCTCCAGCACTCGCTCGCCGTCTCGGGCCACTCCCCCGACCGCATCACGCCGACCCTGGTCCGCCTGGTCGCGGACCTGCTCGGCGCCCGGCCCACGCAGTAG
- the gcvP gene encoding aminomethyl-transferring glycine dehydrogenase translates to MTAQPTAGRSSSNATLAELEAASPFESRHIGPDAAAQAKMLAQVGYASLADLSTAAVPEAIRSITALGLPAGRSEAQVLAELRELASSNQVLTPMIGLGYYGTFTPPVILRNVMENPAWYTAYTPYQPEISQGRLEALLNFQTLVSDLTGLPTSGSSLLDEGTAAAEAMALARRVGKVKGGVFLVDADTLPQTIAVINTRALPTGVEVVVADLSAGIPAEIAERGVFGVLLQYPGASGAVRDLTPVIEQAHGLGAIVAVAADLLALTLLKSPGELGADIACGTSQRFGVPMGFGGPHAGYLSVRAEYARSLPGRLVGVSVDADGNRAYRLALQTREQHIRREKATSNICTAQVLLAVMASMYAVYHGPDGLADIARRTHRYAAALAEGLRAGGVELAHGEFFDTVTAKVPGRAAEVVAAARAEGVNLFLADADTVSISCDETTTREHLQTVWAAFGVVGAEVAEAAETLPVGLLRTDEYLTHPVFHSHRSETAMLRYLRRLSDRDYALDRGMIPLGSCTMKLNATTEMEAVTWPEFGQLHPFAPIEQAQGYLTLIRQLEQQLVEVTGYDAVSIQPNAGSQGEFAGLLAVRAYHQANGDTQRDVCLIPSSAHGTNAASAVMAGMRVVVVKTLADGDVDVEDLKAKIEQHREQLAVLMVTYPSTHGVYETRITEICGLVHEAGGQVYVDGANLNALVGLAKPGKFGADVSHLNLHKTFCIPHGGGGPGVGPVAVRAHLAPYLPNHPLQEEAGPATGVGPISAAPWGSAAILPISWAYVRLMGGEGLKRATQVAVLNANYIAKRLAPHFPVLYTGPGGLVAHECIIDLRPLTKETGVTVDDIAKRLIDYGFHAPTMSFPVAGTLMIEPTESEDLYEIDRFCAAMIEIRAEIDKVGSGEWAAEDNPLHNAPHTAGVLAGDWTHGYSRQEAVFPAGVNPADKYWPPVSRIDGAYGDRNLVCSCPPLDEYGV, encoded by the coding sequence ATGACTGCCCAGCCGACCGCCGGTCGTTCCAGCAGCAACGCCACCCTTGCCGAGCTCGAAGCGGCCAGCCCCTTCGAGTCGCGCCACATCGGCCCCGACGCCGCCGCCCAGGCCAAGATGCTGGCCCAGGTGGGCTACGCCTCGCTGGCCGACCTGTCCACCGCGGCCGTCCCCGAGGCGATCCGCAGCATCACCGCGCTGGGCCTGCCGGCCGGCCGCAGCGAGGCCCAGGTGCTGGCCGAGCTGCGCGAGCTGGCGAGCAGCAACCAGGTGCTCACCCCGATGATCGGCCTCGGGTACTACGGCACCTTCACCCCGCCGGTGATCCTGCGCAACGTCATGGAGAACCCGGCCTGGTACACCGCCTACACCCCGTACCAGCCGGAGATCTCGCAGGGCCGCCTGGAGGCGCTGCTCAACTTCCAGACCCTGGTCTCCGACCTGACCGGCCTGCCCACCTCCGGCTCCTCGCTGCTCGACGAGGGCACCGCCGCCGCCGAGGCGATGGCGCTGGCCCGCCGGGTCGGCAAGGTCAAGGGCGGCGTCTTCCTGGTGGACGCCGACACCCTGCCGCAGACCATCGCGGTGATCAACACCCGCGCGCTGCCGACCGGCGTCGAGGTGGTCGTCGCCGACCTGTCCGCCGGCATCCCGGCCGAGATCGCCGAGCGCGGTGTCTTCGGCGTGCTGCTGCAGTACCCGGGCGCCTCCGGTGCGGTCCGCGACCTCACCCCGGTGATCGAGCAGGCGCACGGCCTGGGCGCGATCGTCGCGGTCGCCGCCGACCTGCTGGCGCTCACCCTGCTCAAGTCGCCCGGCGAGCTGGGCGCCGACATCGCCTGCGGCACCTCGCAGCGCTTCGGCGTGCCGATGGGCTTCGGCGGCCCGCACGCCGGCTACCTGTCGGTGCGCGCCGAGTACGCCCGCTCGCTGCCCGGCCGCCTGGTCGGCGTCTCGGTGGACGCCGACGGCAACCGCGCCTACCGGCTCGCCCTGCAGACCCGCGAGCAGCACATCCGCCGCGAGAAGGCCACCAGCAACATCTGCACCGCCCAGGTGCTGCTCGCCGTGATGGCCTCGATGTACGCCGTCTACCACGGCCCCGACGGCCTGGCCGACATCGCCCGCCGCACCCACCGCTATGCGGCCGCGCTGGCCGAGGGCCTGCGGGCCGGCGGGGTCGAGCTCGCGCACGGCGAGTTCTTCGACACCGTCACCGCGAAGGTGCCGGGCCGGGCCGCCGAGGTGGTCGCCGCCGCCCGTGCCGAGGGCGTGAACCTCTTCCTCGCGGACGCCGACACCGTCTCGATCTCCTGCGACGAGACCACCACCCGGGAGCACCTGCAGACCGTCTGGGCCGCCTTCGGAGTGGTCGGCGCCGAGGTGGCCGAGGCCGCCGAGACGCTGCCGGTCGGCCTGCTGCGCACCGACGAGTACCTGACCCACCCGGTCTTCCACAGCCACCGCTCGGAGACCGCGATGCTGCGCTACCTGCGCCGCCTCTCCGACCGGGACTACGCGCTGGACCGCGGCATGATCCCGCTCGGCTCCTGCACCATGAAGCTCAACGCCACCACCGAGATGGAGGCGGTCACCTGGCCGGAGTTCGGCCAGCTGCACCCGTTCGCGCCGATCGAGCAGGCCCAGGGCTACCTGACCCTGATCCGCCAGCTGGAGCAGCAGCTGGTCGAGGTGACCGGCTACGACGCGGTGTCGATCCAGCCGAACGCCGGCTCCCAGGGCGAGTTCGCCGGCCTGCTGGCCGTGCGCGCCTACCACCAGGCCAACGGCGACACCCAGCGCGACGTCTGCCTGATCCCGTCCTCGGCGCACGGCACCAACGCCGCCTCCGCGGTGATGGCCGGCATGCGGGTGGTCGTGGTGAAGACCCTGGCCGACGGCGACGTGGACGTCGAGGACCTGAAGGCCAAGATCGAGCAGCACCGCGAGCAGCTCGCCGTGCTGATGGTCACCTACCCGTCCACCCACGGCGTGTACGAGACCCGGATCACCGAGATCTGCGGCCTGGTGCACGAGGCGGGCGGCCAGGTGTACGTGGACGGCGCCAACCTGAACGCGCTGGTCGGCCTGGCCAAGCCGGGCAAGTTCGGCGCGGACGTGTCGCACCTGAACCTGCACAAGACCTTCTGCATCCCGCACGGCGGTGGCGGCCCGGGCGTCGGCCCGGTCGCGGTCCGCGCGCACCTGGCGCCGTACCTGCCGAACCACCCGCTGCAGGAGGAGGCCGGCCCGGCCACCGGCGTCGGTCCGATCTCGGCCGCGCCCTGGGGCTCGGCGGCGATCCTGCCGATCTCCTGGGCGTACGTCCGGCTGATGGGCGGCGAGGGCCTGAAGCGGGCCACCCAGGTGGCCGTGCTGAACGCCAACTACATCGCCAAGCGGCTGGCCCCGCACTTCCCGGTGCTCTACACCGGCCCCGGCGGCCTGGTGGCGCACGAGTGCATCATCGACCTGCGCCCGCTGACCAAGGAGACGGGGGTGACCGTGGACGACATCGCCAAGCGCCTGATCGACTACGGCTTCCACGCCCCGACCATGTCCTTCCCGGTGGCCGGCACGCTGATGATCGAGCCCACCGAGTCCGAGGACCTGTACGAGATCGACCGCTTCTGCGCGGCCATGATCGAGATCCGTGCGGAGATCGACAAGGTCGGCTCGGGCGAGTGGGCGGCGGAGGACAACCCGCTGCACAACGCCCCGCACACCGCGGGCGTGCTGGCCGGCGACTGGACGCACGGCTACTCGCGCCAGGAGGCCGTCTTCCCGGCCGGCGTCAACCCGGCCGACAAGTACTGGCCGCCGGTGAGCCGGATCGACGGCGCCTACGGCGACCGCAACCTGGTCTGCTCCTGCCCGCCGCTGGACGAGTACGGCGTCTGA
- a CDS encoding DUF6190 family protein, whose translation MRAEQSGAEFVDAALFLGMNSADERTRIACKSYFAARLTGRVTMSLEQVGRCDDLVWRFPRQVQDAYYPFMDVLHTDMAIDRVPYEAADLSRGLAEETGLPMHERLLLAMVRNRRGTLRTVSPRLLGGPDGQVLAPPAGPELAFPEPLEGLYQQSLVLRLPVDAL comes from the coding sequence ATGCGGGCTGAGCAGTCCGGGGCGGAGTTCGTGGACGCGGCGCTGTTCCTCGGGATGAACAGCGCCGACGAGCGGACCCGGATCGCCTGCAAGTCGTACTTCGCGGCCCGGCTGACCGGGCGGGTCACCATGAGCCTGGAGCAGGTCGGCCGCTGCGACGACCTGGTCTGGCGGTTCCCGCGCCAAGTGCAGGACGCCTACTACCCGTTCATGGACGTGCTGCACACCGACATGGCGATCGACCGGGTGCCGTACGAGGCCGCCGACCTGAGCCGGGGGCTGGCGGAGGAGACCGGCCTGCCGATGCACGAGCGGCTGCTGCTCGCGATGGTGCGCAACCGGCGCGGCACCCTGCGCACGGTCAGCCCCCGCCTGCTCGGCGGCCCGGACGGCCAGGTGCTCGCGCCGCCCGCCGGGCCCGAACTCGCCTTCCCGGAACCCCTGGAGGGCCTGTACCAGCAGTCGCTGGTGCTCCGACTGCCTGTTGACGCACTGTGA
- a CDS encoding MarR family winged helix-turn-helix transcriptional regulator, with translation MSNGDTSLDAWRALLMAHNAAVRAIEADVQRAGTVPLTWYDVLLELRAGGPDGLRMQELSDRVLLSRTRVSRLVDEMARVGLVRKQQDATDKRVNWASITDQGTQALRDTAPVYMRSIHRHFSTYLTEDEAHVLAEALLRVAHGDRAEVEWRLQP, from the coding sequence GTGAGCAATGGTGATACGAGCCTCGATGCCTGGCGGGCCCTGCTGATGGCGCACAACGCGGCCGTCCGCGCCATCGAGGCGGACGTGCAGCGAGCCGGGACCGTCCCCCTCACCTGGTACGACGTGCTCCTCGAACTCCGCGCCGGGGGGCCCGACGGCCTGCGCATGCAGGAGCTCTCCGACCGGGTCCTGCTCAGCCGCACCCGGGTCAGCCGACTGGTCGACGAGATGGCCCGGGTCGGCCTGGTCCGCAAGCAGCAGGACGCCACCGACAAGCGGGTGAACTGGGCGAGCATCACCGACCAGGGCACCCAGGCCCTGCGCGACACCGCACCGGTGTACATGCGCAGCATCCACCGGCACTTCTCCACCTACCTCACCGAGGACGAGGCGCACGTGCTGGCCGAGGCCCTGCTGCGGGTCGCCCACGGCGACCGGGCCGAGGTCGAGTGGCGGCTCCAGCCGTAG
- a CDS encoding PhzF family phenazine biosynthesis protein, translating into MQITVIDAFTDRPFAGNPAAVCPLPAGDWPAEEWLRRVARELNLSETAFVRPLPDGEWGLRWFTPVTEVRLCGHATLATAHALREQGLVGAEPVRFHTLSGVLTAEPRPDGRIALDLPTAALTPTEVPEGLAEALGSPVLGCRETGELDILVAELGSEHAVRALAPDLAALTREVAVTAPAEDPASGYDFVSRFFAPTIGIPEDPVTGSAHTALAPFWAERLGRTALTGYQASPRGGLVECELAGDRVAVAGHAVSVLTGTLLATP; encoded by the coding sequence ATGCAGATCACCGTCATCGACGCGTTCACCGACCGCCCGTTCGCCGGGAACCCCGCCGCCGTCTGCCCGCTCCCGGCCGGCGACTGGCCCGCCGAGGAGTGGCTGCGCCGGGTCGCCCGGGAGCTGAACCTCTCCGAGACCGCGTTCGTCCGGCCGCTGCCCGACGGCGAGTGGGGGCTGCGCTGGTTCACCCCGGTCACCGAGGTGCGGCTCTGCGGCCACGCCACGCTGGCCACCGCCCACGCGCTGCGCGAGCAGGGGCTGGTGGGCGCCGAACCGGTGCGGTTCCACACGCTCAGCGGCGTGCTCACCGCCGAACCCCGCCCCGACGGCCGGATCGCCCTCGACCTGCCGACCGCCGCGCTCACCCCCACCGAGGTCCCCGAGGGCCTGGCCGAGGCGCTCGGCAGCCCGGTGCTCGGCTGCCGGGAGACCGGCGAGCTCGACATCCTGGTCGCCGAGCTCGGCAGCGAGCACGCGGTGCGCGCGCTCGCCCCGGACCTGGCCGCGCTGACCCGCGAGGTCGCGGTCACCGCGCCCGCCGAGGACCCGGCGAGCGGCTACGACTTCGTCTCCCGGTTCTTCGCGCCGACCATCGGGATCCCCGAGGACCCGGTGACCGGCAGCGCGCACACCGCGCTCGCCCCGTTCTGGGCCGAGCGGCTCGGCCGCACCGCCCTCACCGGCTACCAGGCCTCGCCGCGCGGCGGCCTGGTCGAGTGCGAGCTGGCCGGCGACCGGGTGGCCGTGGCCGGACACGCCGTCAGCGTGCTGACCGGCACCCTGCTCGCCACGCCGTGA
- a CDS encoding YegP family protein yields MAGKFELYTDEGGMYRFRLKASNGSVVVIGDAHETREDLLKNIESLRKLAPYAKLQEAGAPA; encoded by the coding sequence ATGGCAGGCAAGTTCGAGCTCTACACCGACGAGGGCGGCATGTACCGGTTCCGGCTCAAGGCGAGCAACGGATCGGTGGTCGTGATCGGCGACGCGCACGAGACCCGCGAGGACCTGCTGAAGAACATCGAATCGCTGCGCAAGCTCGCGCCCTACGCCAAGCTGCAGGAGGCCGGCGCCCCGGCCTGA
- a CDS encoding glutamate--cysteine ligase — protein sequence MGEKVTTTRAELSDRQQYRRKLQSCQEALERMLRDGRFDRPRAVLGLEIELNLADDQGLPLMSNQQVLESIGSADFQTELGRFNIEVNIAPHALSGHVFEELREELDTGLRYADRRAAEAGARIIMVGVLPTLDVRHTGLDAMSPVNRYSLLSDQILAARGEDIRLDIEGVEHLQLDSVSMVAEAAATSLQLHLQVTPDRFAPVWNAAQAIAAVQVGLGANSPFLFGRELWRETRPVLFQQACDTRSAELKAQGVRPITWFGERWVDSVEQLFEENLRYFPPLLPICDDEDPAKVLASGGIPRLFEMKLHNGTIYRWNRPIYDVSDGVPHLRVENRCLPAGPTVVDTLANAAFYYGLVRVLAEQSRPVWSRLPFAAADQNFQDAARHGIDAVLRWPRPGRGAKGAPAEVPLVDLVLGELLPLAHQGLDEWGVQPADRDRYLGIIEQRCLRRTNGAAWQAATVHQLRERYGTDRATALATMTRRYMELMRAGEPVHTWPVG from the coding sequence ATGGGGGAGAAGGTCACCACGACCCGGGCGGAGCTGTCGGACCGGCAGCAGTACCGCCGAAAACTGCAGTCCTGTCAGGAGGCCCTGGAACGGATGCTGCGAGACGGCCGGTTCGACCGGCCGCGGGCCGTGCTCGGCCTGGAGATCGAGCTCAACCTGGCGGACGACCAGGGGCTGCCGCTGATGAGCAACCAGCAGGTGCTGGAGTCGATCGGCTCGGCCGACTTCCAGACCGAGCTGGGCCGGTTCAACATCGAGGTCAACATCGCCCCGCACGCACTCAGCGGCCACGTCTTCGAGGAGCTGCGCGAGGAGCTGGACACCGGCCTGCGCTACGCCGACCGGCGGGCCGCCGAGGCCGGCGCCCGGATCATCATGGTCGGCGTGCTGCCCACCCTGGACGTGCGGCACACCGGGCTGGACGCGATGAGTCCGGTCAACCGCTACAGCCTGCTCAGCGACCAGATCCTGGCCGCCCGCGGCGAGGACATCAGGCTGGACATCGAGGGGGTCGAGCACCTCCAGCTGGACTCGGTCAGCATGGTCGCCGAGGCCGCCGCCACCTCGCTCCAACTGCACCTCCAGGTCACCCCCGACCGGTTCGCCCCGGTCTGGAACGCCGCCCAGGCGATCGCCGCGGTCCAGGTCGGGCTAGGCGCCAACTCGCCGTTCCTGTTCGGCCGGGAGCTGTGGCGGGAGACCCGCCCGGTGCTCTTCCAGCAGGCCTGCGACACCCGCTCGGCCGAGCTGAAGGCCCAGGGCGTGCGCCCGATCACCTGGTTCGGCGAGCGCTGGGTGGACTCGGTGGAGCAGCTCTTCGAGGAGAACCTGCGGTACTTCCCGCCGCTGCTGCCGATCTGCGACGACGAGGACCCGGCCAAGGTGCTGGCCTCCGGCGGCATCCCGCGGCTGTTCGAGATGAAGCTGCACAACGGCACCATCTACCGCTGGAACCGCCCGATCTACGACGTCTCCGACGGGGTGCCGCACCTGCGGGTGGAGAACCGCTGCCTGCCGGCCGGCCCGACGGTGGTCGACACGCTGGCCAACGCCGCCTTCTACTACGGCCTGGTCCGGGTGCTGGCCGAGCAGTCGCGCCCGGTCTGGTCCCGGCTGCCGTTCGCCGCCGCCGACCAGAACTTCCAGGACGCCGCCCGCCACGGCATCGACGCCGTGCTGCGCTGGCCGAGGCCGGGCCGCGGGGCCAAGGGGGCGCCGGCCGAGGTGCCGCTGGTCGACCTGGTGCTCGGCGAGCTGCTGCCGCTGGCCCACCAGGGGTTGGACGAGTGGGGCGTGCAGCCGGCCGACCGGGACCGCTACCTGGGGATCATCGAGCAGCGCTGCCTGCGCCGCACCAACGGCGCGGCGTGGCAGGCGGCCACCGTGCACCAGCTGCGCGAGCGGTACGGGACGGATCGGGCCACCGCGCTGGCCACCATGACGCGCCGCTACATGGAGCTGATGCGGGCGGGCGAGCCGGTGCACACCTGGCCGGTGGGCTGA
- a CDS encoding DUF5999 family protein has product MCQHRPECPSADSPDREAAVSVARHPEQGWSLLCNGVLLFEDTGELLPDGRVIAPRRPLAVAA; this is encoded by the coding sequence ATGTGCCAGCACCGACCTGAGTGTCCGTCGGCCGATTCCCCCGACCGCGAGGCCGCGGTCTCCGTCGCCCGCCACCCCGAGCAGGGCTGGAGCCTGCTCTGCAACGGGGTGCTGCTCTTCGAGGACACCGGCGAACTCCTGCCGGACGGCCGGGTGATCGCGCCCCGCCGCCCGCTGGCGGTCGCGGCCTGA